From a single Nymphaea colorata isolate Beijing-Zhang1983 chromosome 4, ASM883128v2, whole genome shotgun sequence genomic region:
- the LOC116253627 gene encoding probable 1-acyl-sn-glycerol-3-phosphate acyltransferase 5, whose amino-acid sequence MAGNLSEDLPNGNAGEISSHPQLASLAVNDVSGCGNCFSETNNLNGSEDRTSVMLKKRQCDPMLGHCPKKRPLSVFRILRGIVCLVVLLLTAFMMLIYVGMFTAVVLRLFSVHYSRKLTSYFFGKWLALWPFLFEKINKTKVVWSGDMVPPGERVMLLCNHKTEVDWMYLWDFAIRKSRLGYIKYILKSSLMKLPIFGWGFHILDFIPVERKWENDEQLIRQMLSAFVDPQDPLWLVVFPEGTDYTEQKCLRSQRFAKENGLPILKHVLLPKTKGFAVCLEVLRNSLDAVYDVTIGYKPRCPTFMDNVFGIDPSEVHIHVRRIPPHEIPLLESEAATWLINTFQQKDKLLSDFHGKGHFALETTEDNLSMLRCVTNFVFVVTLSGICAFLTYSSPWFKLHVTLSCVYLSSATYFNMRPPPLFRSMKPILSL is encoded by the exons ATGGCTGGGAATCTATCAGAAGATCTTCCCAATGGGAATGCAGGTGAAATAAGCAGCCATCCCCAACTTGCTTCTCTCGCTGTGAATGATGTAAGCGGTTGTGGAAATTGCTTCAGTGAGACAAATAATTTAAATGGAAGTGAAGATAGGACTTCTGTCATGTTGAAGAAGAGGCAGTGCGACCCAATGCTTGGACATTGTCCCAAGAAGAGACCACTATCTGTTTTTAGGATTTTGAGGGGCATTGTGTGCCTAGTGGTTCTACTTTTGACGGCTTTCATGATGTTGATTTACGTGGGCATGTTTACTGCTGTGGTATTGAGGCTGTTCAGTGTGCACTATAGCAGGAAGTTGACATCCTACTTTTTTGGGAAGTGGTTAGCTCTATGGCCCTTtctatttgaaaaaataaacaagacaAAAGTTGTTTGGTCAGGAGACATGGTTCCTCCAGGGGAACGGGTCATGTTGCTTTGTAACCATAAAACTGAGGTTGATTGGATGTACCTGTGGGATTTTGCAATAAGGAAAAGCCGTTTGGGATACATAAAGTATATACTGAAGAGTAGTCTAATGAAATTACCAATATTTGGCTGGGGTTTCCACATTCTTGACTTTATCCCAGTTGAAAGGAAATGGGAAAATGATGAGCAGCTGATACGACAGATGCTTTCAGCTTTCGTTGATCCGCAAGATCCTCTTTGGCTTGTTGTTTTCCCTGAAGGAACTGATTACAC TGAGCAAAAGTGCTTGAGGAGCCAAAGGTTTGCAAAGGAGAATGGCTTGCCCATACTGAAGCATGTACTTCTTCCAAAAACAAAGGGGTTCGCTGTCTGCTTGGAGGTGCTTAGGAACTCCTTGGACGCAG TTTATGATGTAACTATTGGTTACAAGCCTAGGTGCCCAACTTTCATGGACAATGTCTTCGGTATTGATCCTTCTGAAGTTCATATTCATGTTCGCCGCATTCCACCGCATGAAATCCCGCTGTTGGAGTCTGAAGCTGCTACTTGGCTGATTAACACGTTCCAGCAGAAGGACAAGCTTCTTTCAGATTTTCATGGTAAGGGTCATTTTGCACTTGAGACCACGGAAGACAATCTCTCGATGCTTAGGTGTGtcacaaattttgtttttgtggttaCACTATCTGGTATATGTGCATTTTTGACCTACTCGTCCCCCTGGTTTAAGTTACATGTTACCTTAAGCTGTGTTTACCTTTCTTCTGCAACATATTTCAACATGCGACCACCACCCTTATTTCGTAGCATGAAGCCCATTCTCTCGTTGTAA
- the LOC116253628 gene encoding pathogenesis-related thaumatin-like protein 3.5, with translation MACLTILLVFLLSISSGNMVSATVFTMLNRCTYTIWPGSLTGNGTPLGNGGFMLASGQSIALSAPSGWSGRFWARTGCSFDASGNGNCTTGDCGRLACDNNGGAPPVTLAEFTIGGAKDFYDVSLVDGYNVGVGIRAVGGTGDCQYAGCVADLRDTCPADLQVREAGQVVACKSACAAFNLPEYCCTGDHASPTTCSPTQYSVMFKTACPKAYSYAYDDASSTCTCSGSDYMITFCP, from the exons atgGCGTGTCTCACAATCCTCTTGGTGTTTCTGCTCTCAATCTCCTCAG gaaaTATGGTATCTGCAACAGTGTTTACAATGTTAAACAGATGCACGTACACCATCTGGCCAGGAAGTTTAACGGGGAATGGCACGCCTCTTGGCAATGGTGGATTCATGCTGGCAAGCGGCCAGTCCATTGCGCTCAGTGCACCCTCTGGCTGGTCTGGCCGGTTCTGGGCTCGGACCGGCTGCAGCTTTGATGCTTCTGGAAACGGGAATTGCACCACCGGAGACTGTGGTCGCCTAGCTTGTGATAATAATGGAGGTGCTCCGCCGGTGACGTTGGCTGAATTCACAATTGGTGGCGCCAAGGACTTTTATGATGTGAGTCTGGTGGATGGGTACAACGTCGGTGTCGGCATCCGAGCTGTTGGCGGCACTGGTGACTGCCAGTATGCTGGGTGCGTGGCGGACCTGCGGGATACTTGTCCGGCAGACCTGCAGGTCAGGGAGGCAGGACAGGTCGTGGCATGTAAGAGTGCGTGTGCCGCATTCAACTTGCCGGAGTATTGTTGCACTGGAGATCATGCATCTCCGACGACATGTTCGCCGACGCAGTACTCCGTCATGTTCAAGACTGCATGCCCTAAGGCTTACAGTTATGCCTATGATGATGCATCAAGTACATGCACATGCAGCGGATCGGACTACATGATCACATTTTGCCCCTAA